The Ziziphus jujuba cultivar Dongzao chromosome 12, ASM3175591v1 sequence TGGTAAACTAATCTCCCTCTGAATCTAACTCCAACTAGTAGAAAAATCATTTTGATCTTGTTCTTATTATGATGACCAAAGTTCACCACCGGAGTTTTAAATCTTAAATTGATATGCTAATTAAGCTTGGGTTGGGGGTAgtgttatataatattgtagTATTGGCTCTgaatcatatttttctatttttgaggATTTCTCATCCtctttatgcattttttttctttcattaaaaaaagtaataaagaaaagaaaagacggTGTCCTAAAAATCTTCCAAACGTTGGTTAGCCACAAAGTTAAGAGCATAATAGATCTGTTTTTCAAAAAGTAGCTGGGAAACAATTTTATTGGGATTAATTGCAAGCCACTTTATGCAACTTTTTTGTTCCTTAACTGTCTTTTTTGGGTTCTGGATCTTTTAAAGTTATTTCCCACGTAAAGGATGGGCATTCCACATAAACTTGATGAGTTATAAGTAGGTCTACTTGGAGTGCAATGAGGTATTGATCTATAAACCAACAACTAGCCGGAACAGTTTCCGGAGGGGTTTGGTTTGTTACATGCTTCAGATTCAAGTATTCTAGTGCAATAAAGAAAACTCCCACCCCAGCTCAATTGTGCAAGTGAAAAAATCAGTTTGCTTCTGGAAGACTGGAACTTTAAAAAGCTCTGCTTTAAATCAGAGCTTAATCATCTTGAGCTTTTACGAATGATGCTagataattttgatatattgcATTAACTGTTGCATAATATGTTCGCAGCTTGAAGCAGCACATGAGAGGGAAAAAGAGTTACTTAATGAAATAACTGATTTGCAATGGaggtattaaatataatatcatgCACTTCCAAGCAGGTAATTATGATTCATCTTTTCAAAAGATGCTAACATTTTTCTTGTACCTTTGCTGTATATAGGCTCATATGTGCCCAAGATGAGctccaaaaatttaaaacagaAAATGCAAAGGTTAATATATGATTGTACTTTCCTCGGAGATATTTAGATCCCCATGTTTGAGTTTTGCGGATTAAGATTCTAACACAGTATTTCAGGTATGATATTCGAATTGTCCGACCGATGCCTGAATGGAGGGAACAAATTTTTCAGATCCTGTCATAATGacagaaaccaaaaaaagaaaaaaaagaaaaaaaaaaagggattaaaataactaaatagGTGATCATTAACTTGAGGTTGATATTGCTTGTACTATAGATATGTTTAATTTGTAGCAGGTTAAGAAACTTATTTTATAGCTGCCTTAATTGGCTTAGTTTCGCTGATGATATTAACTTGTGTACATGATTTtagtgttaatttttatttctcaatttGTAAATTGTAAATATTCAATTCCATGTGTAGGTaatacattcatacatatacatatacatatatgaaaaatatatttttataatctgTGTGGTAATCATCGTTCCtatcactttcttttttcttttatgtcaaGTAACTGCACAAGAACCATGTGGGATTTGTGATTCAAGCTTGTCTATTCAAAAATATGTATGGTCTACATCAAGATTGCTAATTGTCTAAAGAATGGCCCTCTCCACAATAGTATAATAAAGCAATTATTTATTTGCAAGCTTTACACGTGGAGGTCTtgtaattgttttccttgatttttttggccttttaatatttattgtcatccattttttttcttcccctttcTTCCTTATTTGCTCCCATGATTGACAATGATCTTTCTGATCTAAGTTTATGTATTTTCTTTCTTGGTAAATATTGTCTTTTCATCACTTTCTCAAACCAGGAcacactgaaaaaaaaaaaaaaaaaaaaaagaaaaagaaaaaaaaagagtgaaattaattaaaaaatctgTCAATTATTGAAAGCATATTGGCCAGGTATATATGCTATAATTTCCATATTGACAACATATCGAAGAGGAGAGGTGGTAGTGGAGGCTCTGGAAAATTTGGTTCTTTTCCCCTTTGGGCCACAATGATTTACAAATCTTTTTTTGTGTCATCTACAGGAAAAGAAGACCTAGGCTTTTTTttcactatttaaaaaaaaaaaaaagaccaggGCCTTTTGTGTATAAATAGACATCCCTGCATCAGCCCATAACACACTACAATAATAAGAGAAGAATTTCATTACAATATAAATGGCTACAAATAATGTTAGTGGTGAATCGGATAAGGGTTATGGTACTGGATCCGGTTTTGGAGCCGGTGCTGTTGAGTCAGTCACTAGTGCTGTGGTCTCTACTGTAGAGTCTGCTACTAAGTCAGATGTGAATTTGGTCTACGGATCGGAATCAATCGGAGTTAGCAAGGTCCAAGAAACGGCATTGAAATCCATCTCGGGTTATGGTGATGGATCCGGGTATGGTAGTGGCAAGGTTGGTGATACAGTTTCTGGTAGTACTACTAGTAcaaatttggatatatatatatatatatatatagttgtgaTATGGTGTGAGCATTCTACTAGGTATTTCTACTTGTGTATCCTGCATAAATGTCTTGGTTTGTTTCTCGTTGGAGTTAAAATAATATCTTGGCTTGTACGGTGCTTGAAAGCTTGTGATTCTAAGTTTGAAGATCTTGTCATATAaacttaaattaataataagtgtTGTATCCATGTGTATaagcataaaaagaaatatagcTTATTATATAACCTACTATAGGGTTTGTATTCTAAAGAAAAATGAgggaaaaaaagggggaaaattttgatgttatataattaaataatcaggTTTATGAAACATCATGCCAATTCAtctctaattttaattgtttaatcaCTGCTTGATCGTTGAAGTTCACTGGTCTTGGTTAAACAAAAGAAGTCTCAACTTTTAGGAATGGTCATAAAAaaattggggggaaaaaaaaattggaacaggttatatatatatatatatatatatattcatgggaATAATTGGACAAAgaatatccaattttattttcaatcataaaatCAGAGGGAGTTTGAGTACAATTATCCCTATATCTAATGACAAGTCCATTCTATTTGTTGTTTGGGACATGAAAATCATTacgtacatacatatacatatataatatatataataaccgAATCGATCATAATATGTTCATTGAACCAAATACAGGTTGAGATATGATGAAGTTAAGGAGGGAGAAATtggagagaaaaaacaaaaatgaaaaatagagaGGGTGTAGAAAAGTACTATCGAAATGGTACATTCATTTGGATGGAAGAATGCTCATTCCTGCAATCGAATATATTCCATCCAAAAGTTCAATCCATGAAtcaatatatgtgtatacatatatatatatatatatatgtatatatatgtctgtGCACATACTTGTGTGTGAATTATATATGCGTGTTGTTAAGCACTTAGCAGGGAGGCAAATTTTAAAGCCTGAACACGTAATTGGCTGAAAAATAACACCATAAAGGAAGTCACTTATATGTAGAAAAGATATATCAAAGCAAAAACAAGAAACTTTGGAAACATTCCGCTAGGAAACTTTAGAATCTTGAACAGTGGAGTTAGACTATAtacattaaaatgtaattaacaaaataataaacatgaCCAATagacataaattttatatatatcagaatttttttctttaaattttttatgtggcatataatatccatttatatgtaattaatgCTATATATTGTTCGGATTATACATATGCGTAATTGTGTTGGACATCTAAAGATGATATAATTCCTCAAACATTgggacagagagagagagagagagagaggggatcAGGACACAAACCCGACATAAAAGATCTGATGATGAATTTGTCAACTGAGTGATCCACTCACTCTTTCCTACAAACCAAACATACAAAAATGCCTCCCCAGCTTTAGCGGACCAAGACTGTTACTCTTCCCCTCATTCTTTCTTCATTTACAATCCACTCATATAtattacatacaaatataaatacataaacacacacacacacacatatatatatatatatatatacacacactataACTCTACCTCTCTTTTTCATCTCTCTAATTGTCTAACTAATTTTTGCAAACATGTATTATCTAATTAGCTCACTCAcatctctctcactttcttctttcttcctcttAATTTTCTTATCCTCTACATCAGCATTCAACATCACCAAAATCCTCACCCAACACCCAGACTTGAGAACCTACAATGACTTCCTCACCCAAACCCAACTGGCCCACCAGATCAACGACCTCCAAACCGTAACCATTCTTGCTGTTGACAATGGAGCAATGTCAACCATCTCAAACAGACCAACGGACGTGATAAAAAAGGTGCTGAGCCTGCATGTAGTACTGGATTACTATGACGTACAGAAATTCCAACATTTGCCTAATCATACCGTCACACTTACCACCTTGTTCCAAACCTCCGGCGAAGCTTCCGGCCAGCAAGGCTACTTAAAAGCCACCGACGTAAGCACCGGAGGCGTCTCCATCGCCTGGGGAGCCGGCTCCGGCGTCGGTGCTAACTTGGTTAAGGCTGTTGTTTCTCAACCTTATAATCTGTCAGTGGTGCAAATTAGTACTCTCATTATTCCTTCCACTATTATTAACAATTCGAGCTCGGGTTCGGGTTCGGATTCTCCGTCTCCGTCGGCATCGTCGCCACGGCCGCCTACTCCTCCGCCGGCAGCGGCGGCGAGTCCTAATGCCAGTTCACCGATTGCGAATCCACCGGCGTGGGCCAATCCTCCCAGAAGGGCTGGTGCTCCTTTTTCACATGCTGATAGCCCCGATGATGACATCCCACCCGCTGATCGTACGGATGGTTCAGCTGCTGCGATATTTGGTGTTgataattttgtttatgttcgttCCATGGTTTTGATTTTCATTGTCACTTTGTTTCTGATTTCCATGATTTGATCGATTAATATGAAGTTTTTTAATTGGAAATTCATGTGGGAAAAAAAGAAGGCTGTgtgattttggtaattaatttttttcacccTGATTTGAGTGCACAATCTTATAAACTCCTAGATAGAAAAAATCACTGTACACATCTTGATTATGATCAACTAATGAGAatcccttttttattattattatttttttatgagcaATTAATAGTGTACAAATTTTTATTCAACTGTTCGTTAGCATATATAATTTGAGTTTCTTCCCctcctctccccccccccccccccccccccccccaaacacaaaaaaagaaaaaaaaaagaaaaaagaagaagaagaagcttctataaattaagaaaaattggtCAAAACTTTCACTAAACAATgcttaattttgtcaaattgattttcattaaattaataatattaatgctaattttgttaaatttatctttatttaatttttttgtgaaatGAATCTTCAAATTAAACTCTAATTAATTGAATTGTTTCAGAAATCAATAAAAAggcaaatttatataaaaaaaaataaaaatttacaccatttaatattgttattgttggaAATGAgatgcaacaaaaataaaaatgtaatgggCTGGATAAtatgtaatattaatttaaaaatataaagccAGATTTGTGAGAAAAGTGTAAAATAACTATAGCTAGCCTATATGTTTTATAGACGTTTTGTTTTCTATAGAATTGTAAAATGGTTGATGGGTTGATattatctaataatttttttcaaaaaaaattaatttttctttggccAAAGATgttattaattaaaagaaacgcctaattttttctttcaatcatgcaaaagagaggaaaaaaaaaataaaaaaagaaaagaaaaaagaacgcCATTATTGtagttttgaaaggaaaaaaattggagtaaaaatatttgtgaaaaaactagcaattttatcaatttagcACAACCTAGTGTTAAAAATTGGCAtttttaaccccaaaaaaaaaaaaaaaaataacacgaGAATCCAATTAACTTTTTACATTTTAGACgcttatcaatttaaaatttaattataaaatatgcaAATTCTTAATTCTCATTTCAGCAAGATTCCTTAGTAACGGTTTTGGCTTTCAGTTGAAAAATAACTAACTCTTGTTATAGGTTAGTTATTCAAAACaagattaaaatttataataaaaaaaggaattaaaaacataaatctTATAAAAAATCGTATAATATAAAGTATTTTTGATGAAATCGTATAATATAAAGTAAGTTAATTAGTATATATTCCtttgaatataaataatatatatattttttaagcttcgaatataaataataataaataaataagaaaaaacaatcaaaatatcAAATCTGTCCCTCTCTCGTATGTCTCTTATGTGTATATACATTCGAAGAGATTCAGTTACAGAAAatagcagagagagagagagagagatagagagagagagagagtgagttatagtgagagagaaagaaggatgtcagggagagagaaagaagagtgGGTGTATGTGGAGCAACGCAAGGGCGTCAATGGCCTCGACATGGTCATTCTCAGAGAGCCTCGCGGCTGTTCCGTTGAGGTTTTATCTCCATTTCCATctccatttcctttctcttccttcttcttcttcttcgttactgtttctttgattttttttttttaatttttgtttttcggttattttaattaattttttgcgTATTTCTATGATCTTTTATCGTTTCTTGGTGGATTCGTCTATTTCTACTTCAATTTCTTGATGATGCATTTGGTTTTTCATTTCCTTGATGTTTCGCTTTGAATcgttgtgtttattttttttttattattattttttttcattttgttgatcGTCAATTTGTCAATGTATGTAATTCTTTCGTGATTGTAAATTGGTACAGTTTGCTGAATATCTAATGTGATACATTGATGGACCGGAGTATCGAATTTTAATCGTTAAAGAATCGGCGttttgattctttttctttttgattcctAAGGTTAAAAGAATCAGCATTGTTAATCTATTAGGCTTATGATACTGGACAGTGTCAGTCTCAATGTTTTGCCCAATTTTCTGTATATTTTTCCAACCGTACAGTGtgcatattcatttttttttgggtttttttaatatgcaaatTCCTATaatgcttcttttattttttcttcttttgtcaaTGTATAATGCTCTTCTTTTAGTTATctgttgtatttaattttattttatcgatGCAGAATTTGGAAATCTTTTGGGCTTATTGTGTTATTTATATACCTGTGTGTCAGTGCAGAATACGGATGGAACCTTTTAATCAATGTATGCAATGTTGGCTTGATTTGTAGTGCATCTGGAATAGCATCAATAATGTCATTATATGTCCATTCGCTGTGTTATGAATTATAGTGCTCTTATTTCACATGGTAATATTGTTTGGAACAGGTGTATTTGTATGGTGCTCAAGTTACTTCTTGGAAGAATGAACGTAGAGAAGAATTACTTTTTGTTAGCAATAAGGTatcatatattcatattttccCGTGAACTATTAAGCTATAGGTGTTAAATTCTTTATTTAGGTCGGTTAGGAGTAAATTACCAGTCCTTTGTTGGTTTTCCCTAAACATTGTAGCTTATCATGTTATATGACATTGAAATTTTCCCTTcagtttaattataatttttgcttCGACCATTGTTGTTATCACCAATATGTTTGGTAAGGTGACTTGATAGTTAGTGGCtaactttggaaaaaaaatattattttataaatgtttttgtTGGGAACGCTTATAACTATACTTTTTTGATCTGTTGGAAAACCGTGAAATTTTGTTTGATGAGCTGTTATGTAATACAAAATCAACATGATAGTTTGATATCCAAATGTAATGTTGATGCTTCGTTATATTGAGGAAACAGAAACTTAACAGGGGATAAAATTTTTCATCATGGCATTTTTTGTATATACTAgctttagtaataaattatctTTGATTTAACATAGCTGAAGGTCTCTCTTGTGCATATATGGAATAgtcataaaatttgtattaatgaTGTTATGCATTAATCTTATTAACATATTTCACATAGTTGAAGGTTTCGTCTTCTTTTTCcttgcttttcttcttcttcttcttattattattttttttgtaattttttgtataCTTCTTGCAGGCTGTTTTCAAGCCTCCAAAGGCAATCCGTGGAGGTATCCCAATATGCTTTCCCCAAGTAGGAACTCATGGTAATCTGGAACAGCATGGGTTCGCAAGGAACCGGCTTTGGAGTATAGATCCTGATCCTCCACAAATGGCAACAAGTAGCTCTAACAAAGCTTTTGTTGATTTACTTCTTAAGCCCTCTGAAGAAGATTCAAAGATCTGGCCTCACAggtatggaattcaaatttggtaataaattgttttagttaatttaatttgtcATGCATCTGTAACATCACGCAAGGTGATTGGAGCAATCCAGTTTCTTCatgcttctttttgttttagtcAATTAAGGGATCATGCATCTGCAATATCATGCAAGATGTTTGGAGCAATCTAGTTTCTTCATGCTTCTTTTTGTTGATATAgacattaaaatttttgtagACAGAGTTTAGTTATGTTGATTTCCAACTTAGTTcattacaaattatatatgaatttttgcAGTAACATGTACATTGCCCCTGGAAActctgtttttgcttttttttgtcCCTCATCTTTCTTCGGTGCATTTGTACAATTATAGTCCCTCAGAACTCTGTTTTCCTTTTGTTAGTATTAGCTGATGACAACAACAATCATTTGCAGATATGAATTTCGTCTAAGGGTGGCTCTGGGAGCTGGCGGTGAATTGATGTTGACTTCCCGAATTCGGAATACAAATACTGATGGAAAGCCATTTACATTCACATTTGCTTATCACACCTATTTTGCTGTTACTGACATCAGGTTCTACTATGAACTTGTTCATTCTTACTGTTGCTTCAAATGCTAATTAAATAGTTAGGTTCCTTTCCCTAGTGAGGTGGGACATGTTGTTGGTTGTATGTATGGTACAAATTTGTGGTCTTTCTCTCCCTCGTAATTTTTTATACCAGGCTTATCCATTAAGTGGTAAAGTACCAATCTTATTTATTTGATCAATGTCAACCAGGACTCATGTTATAGTCAGAATATTCATGAAATAATATGGAAATGGTATGCATATTAACTGTTGGTTAAAGGAAGACCATAGATTTCCTATTGGCATTTAATAGTGATAAATAATATGTACAATTGTGATTTGCTGTAATGGTAATACCATTATAAATGTATGCTAAGTTTAGAAGTGGTATACATATTTAAGTGTTTGTTAAAGAAAGAACACAGATTTCCTATTGGCATTCATTGGTGACAAATAATGTTGTACAATTCTGAGTAATTGTGATGATAATACCATCTCTTAATGTatacttaattaaaaataaaagtaactaAAATTTCTATTTGGACCATATGCCACTGTTTTGGATCTGGTGTTATGCATTGCTGTGTTCTTGCATTTTGCCTTCTGTGTTGTTTCATAttgttttttacatttttttagtgAAGTGCGGGTAGAAGGATTAGAGACACTGGATTATCTGGATAACCTGAAAGACAAACAGAGATTTACTGAACAAGGAGATGCTATTACATTTGAATCTGAAGTCAGTATTTTGTTTTGATGAAGAAGCTTTCGATTTTTTTGCTGTGTTATGGTTTTAAAATATTGTACTTGTTGATTCCTGAATCATTTTCTTTTACTGTATAGGTGGATAAAGTATATCTCAGTACACCTACAAAAATTGCTGTTCTGGACCATGAAAGAAAGAGAACATTTGAATTGCGGAAAGATGGACTTCCAGATGCTGGTGAGTTTCATCATTTAACCTGCTTGCCTACTCTTTCATATTTGCTGCCTAAGCAACATATAgtgaaataatataatatctttTCATCGAATGACTTGGATTATATAACATGAAGAGTTTTCTTGGTTGTTGATCTTGtttctttattcatttttttctttttttaatcaattattgaTAATCTGTCTCTCTTTCGTTTGATTTTTAAACCTCCTTGTTTAGAAGGGTTCAAAGATGTGTCTCTGCTTAAGCTGAATTGTATAATGAAAGAGGCTTACGTAAGCTTAAGCTCTTAGTTTGCAATTTTGCATAGCATATTTAACTTTATCAGAATCGATATTAATGTGATTGTAGTGTTTGGAACTAATGCTACAGTCAAGACTGTTGTTTAAgaatattatatacatttttttcaaCTGGCAGTTGTGTGGAATCCATGGGATAAGAAGGCAAAGGCAATACCTGATTTTGGGCATGATGAGTACAAGAGAATGCTGTGTGTGGAGGCAGCTTGTGTGGAAAAGCCTATTACTCTGAGACCTGGTGAAGAATGGAAAGGTAGGCAGGAACTGTCTGCTGTTCCCTCCAGTTACTGCAGTGGACAACTTGATCCATCTAAAGTACTCGTTGGTGGTTAAAAGATATATGACCTCAGCTAGCTATTCTGCTTCATCCCGTGTACATACAGTACTAtaaagtttttctttctttcttggcTAATACATTGGTATTGTTTGGTTTAGCCTGacattttgtaaatttgtagaGATTCGTacctcccaaaaagaaaaaaaaaaaaaaaaaaaaaacagaaaaagggaagaaaacatACACATCTTTAGGCTCTTCTATTTCTGAccttaaaaagaaagaaggaaaagaaagttaCCTTCTGGATGGGTTTTCCCTTGACAATTTTCATGACTAAAATTGTCTAAAGCCTTCTTAGTGAATGGTGTTTGTATCTTTTTGCTTTGGATATGAAAAGACATATCCTGGAGATTAGAATCATATATAGCATGATAGTAATGGGATGTTTTACAAGCTTGTAACACTATAATTTACATGTGGTAAAAATATTGCTCATCAAAATGTATAAATGCATGCTGTTAGAATTTCGAAAATGGATACGTCCAAATAAAATTGTAAGTGTATTTAGAATTATAAAGAAATAGTCTACACAAATCAACTGGAATTGTGTGGATGTATTTGGTAAGATGCCACATTActacaaacaaacaaaacttttttttttttttttttttatgttaataacACAAAACTTAGGTGGGTGTATTTAGCAATATTATCAGGATAACTGTAGACCCCCCTAAAAATTGTGTGGGTGTAACTGGAAATGAAAGGTAAATTACTCTATGCACCctcagaaaattaataataaaaatcactaCATATACCACCAGAATTTTGCGATGTGTATTAAGCAATAGGACTTGGaatacttttataaatttatttagctCCCAAAAAGGGTTACTAGATGCACCCCTATAAAATGTGCCGGTGTATTAAGCAGAACCATGATGATGACTCTATACGGGCACGCGAATGCCGTGCGGATGTATTTAAGAAACCTTTTTCTTCTACATTTTATAATTAATCTGATGCTTTGAAACCTTTGCAAGTTTCTTTGCCTGAGAAAAacaaagatattatatatatatatatatatatatttaccaaattaaaGGGAAACTCTCAATTCTCTTAAACAAGTTTCTGGATTTAACTCTTCAAATTTGCAAGTGAAGGAATTCAATTTATACGAGGTTACTGTGTCTTTGTGTCAACTTGCTTTCTAGATCATTTCTCTTTTCCATTTCACACCCATGAAACACTTCCATGGTTATTAAA is a genomic window containing:
- the LOC107429584 gene encoding fasciclin-like arabinogalactan protein 14, with product MYYLISSLTSLSLSSFFLLIFLSSTSAFNITKILTQHPDLRTYNDFLTQTQLAHQINDLQTVTILAVDNGAMSTISNRPTDVIKKVLSLHVVLDYYDVQKFQHLPNHTVTLTTLFQTSGEASGQQGYLKATDVSTGGVSIAWGAGSGVGANLVKAVVSQPYNLSVVQISTLIIPSTIINNSSSGSGSDSPSPSASSPRPPTPPPAAAASPNASSPIANPPAWANPPRRAGAPFSHADSPDDDIPPADRTDGSAAAIFGVDNFVYVRSMVLIFIVTLFLISMI
- the LOC107429608 gene encoding putative glucose-6-phosphate 1-epimerase isoform X2 — its product is MSGREKEEWVYVEQRKGVNGLDMVILREPRGCSVEAVFKPPKAIRGGIPICFPQVGTHGNLEQHGFARNRLWSIDPDPPQMATSSSNKAFVDLLLKPSEEDSKIWPHRYEFRLRVALGAGGELMLTSRIRNTNTDGKPFTFTFAYHTYFAVTDISEVRVEGLETLDYLDNLKDKQRFTEQGDAITFESEVDKVYLSTPTKIAVLDHERKRTFELRKDGLPDAVVWNPWDKKAKAIPDFGHDEYKRMLCVEAACVEKPITLRPGEEWKGRQELSAVPSSYCSGQLDPSKVLVGG
- the LOC107429608 gene encoding putative glucose-6-phosphate 1-epimerase isoform X1; its protein translation is MSGREKEEWVYVEQRKGVNGLDMVILREPRGCSVEVYLYGAQVTSWKNERREELLFVSNKAVFKPPKAIRGGIPICFPQVGTHGNLEQHGFARNRLWSIDPDPPQMATSSSNKAFVDLLLKPSEEDSKIWPHRYEFRLRVALGAGGELMLTSRIRNTNTDGKPFTFTFAYHTYFAVTDISEVRVEGLETLDYLDNLKDKQRFTEQGDAITFESEVDKVYLSTPTKIAVLDHERKRTFELRKDGLPDAVVWNPWDKKAKAIPDFGHDEYKRMLCVEAACVEKPITLRPGEEWKGRQELSAVPSSYCSGQLDPSKVLVGG